In the Streptomyces coeruleoprunus genome, CGGCGGACCCGAGACCGTCACGCACGGTGGAACCCCAAGGAAGGAAAACCTTGATCACGGCCACGCCGCGCCCTGCCACGCTGCTGCCCAGCGCGCCCCACCCGCTCCTGCCGCCGCCCGCTCCGACCTTCTCGGTACGGTCCGCCGGGCCCCGCGACGCCGCCGCACTCGCCGCCCTCTCCCAGCCGTTCGTCCGCTCCGGCGCCCTGCGCGCCCGGCCGTTCCACGTCTACGCCTGGCACGCGGCCGACTTCCTGGTGGCGGAGGGCCCCGACGGCGCCCTGGAGGGCTGCCTGGCACTGCGCGTACAGCCCGAGCCGACGAGCGAGGGACGCGCCACCGGAGTCCTCTACAACTTCTGCGTCGCCCGCCACCGGCAGGGCAGCGGCCTGGGCGCACGGCTGCTGGGCGCCGCGCTGGCACAGGGCCGTTCGCAGTCGCTGGACGCGCTGTTCACGGCGACGACCGGAAGCGGTCGTCTCTTCCTGCGCTACGGCTTCACCCCGGTCCCTCAGCGCCTGGCCCCGGAGGCCTGGGCGCGAACGCTGGACCCGCGGCGCAACGCGAAAGTCCTCGCCCGCGTCCTCTGATCGCTTGCGTGCCGCCCGGAAGTGACCGCTCGTCACGGCACGGAAGCGACCGCCGGCCGCGGCACGGCAGCGACCGCCCGCCACCCCACGCAAGGGGCCCGAGCCATCCCGGCTCGGGCCCTTTCCGTTCCAGCGGTACGCCGGCATCAACCGTCCAGGATGCCCGGCAACTCCTTCACCAGACCGGCGATCTCCTCGTCCGTGACCGTCAGGGCGGGTGCCAGCCGCACGGTCGACGCGCCGGCCGCGTTCACCAGGAACCCCGCTTCCTGAGCGGACCGCTGCACCCGGGCCGCCACCGGCGCGGTGAGCGCCACTCCCAGGAGGAGTCCGGCACCCCGCACCTCGCGCACCAGGGGATGCCTCAGGTCCTCGATGCCACGGCGCAGCGCGTCGCCCTTCCGGACGACCTCCGGAAGCAGGCCTTCCGCCTCAAGGGTCCGCAGGACCGCGAGCCCCGCCGCGCAGGACACGGGGTTGCCCCCGAAGGTGGAGCCGTGGTGCCCGGGGCCCAGCAGGCCGGCCGCGGCACCGAACGCCACGGTGGCGCCGATCGGCAGGCCACCGCCCAGGCCCTTCGCGAGCGTCACGACATCGGGTTCCACGCCGGGCGCCGACTGGTGCGCGAACCAGTGGCCCGTACGTCCGATGCCGGTCTGCACCTCGTCCAGCACCAGCAGGGTCCCCGTGGCCCGGGTGATCTCCCGCGCCGCCCGCAGATATCCGTCCGGGGCCGGCACCACGCCCGCCTCGCCCTGTACCGGTTCCAGGAAGACGGCCGCCGTCTCCTCGCCGACCGCGGCACGCAGGGCCTCGACGTCCCCGTACGGCACGTGCGTCACGTCGCCGGGAAGCGGCAGGAAGGGATCGCGCTTCGGGGGCTGCCCGGTCAGGGCCAGGGCGCCCATCGTGCGCCCGTGGAAGCCGCTCTCGGCGGCGACCACGTGGGTGCGCCCGGTCCGGCGGGCGATCTTGAACGCGGCCTCGACCGCCTCCGTACCGGAGTTGGCGAAGAACACCCTGCCGTCCCGGCCGAAGAGGTCCAGCAGCCGCTCCGCGAGGGCGACGCCGGGCTCCGAGACGAACAGGTTCGACACATGTCCCAGACGGGCCACCTGAGCGCTGACGGCCTCCACGACGGCCGGGTGCGCGTGCCCCAGGGTGGTGACCGCGATCCCCCCGGTGAAGTCGGTGTACGCACGGCCCGCCTCGTCCCAGGCCGTGCGGCCGGCACCGCGGACCAGGGCCAGCGGGGGAGTGCCGTAGGTGTCCATCATCACCGCTCGCCAGCGGTCGGTGAGCGGTGCGGTTCCGTCGGTCGTCATACGACGGCCCCCTCGCCCACCGGCACGGTGTCGGGCACGACGGTCGTGCCCGGACTCCTGTCGCCGAACACGCCCCGCAGCACCGCGTGCGGAACGCGCCCGTCGAGCACGTGCGCCCGAGCCACGCCGGAGCGGACCGCCCGCAGGCAGCCCTCCATCTTGGGCAGCATCCCGCTCGCCAGGTCCGGGAGCAGCCCGTCCAGTTCCGTGGCCGTGAGGCGTTCGATCACCTCGGTGCTGTGCGGCCAGTCCGCGTACAGCCCCTCCACGTCCGTCAGCATCACGAGGCGCTCCGCGCCCAGCGCCACGGCCAGCGCGGAGGCGGCGAGGTCGGCGTTCACGTTGTAGACCTCCCCGTCCGTGCCGCGGGCGATCGGTGAGACCACGGGGATACGGCCCTGCTCCAGCAGCGCCCGCACGGTCTCGGCGTCCACGGACACGATGTCGCCGACCAGGCCGATGTCCACGGGTTGCCCGTCCACCCAGGCCGGGCGGCGCACGGCCGTCATGGTGTGCGCGTCCTCACCGGACAGGCCCACGGCGAACGGGCCGTGCGCGTTGATGGCACCGACCAGTTCGCGCTGCACCTGGCCCGTCAGCACCATGCGGACCACGTCCATGGTCTCCGGGGTGGTCACCCGCAGGCCCGCCTCGAAGCGGACCTCCAGGTCCAGCCGGTCCAGCATCGCGCTGATCTGGGGTCCGCCGCCGTGCACGACGACGGGGCGCAGACCGGCATGCCACAGCTCCACCACGTCCTGCGCGAAGGTCCGGTGGAGCGACGGATCCACCATCGCGTTGCCGCCGAACTTCACGACGACCGTCCGGCCCTGGAGCTCCTCCAGCCACGGCAGGTCTCCCGCGAGCAGATCGGCCGCGGTCACCTCCTGGTCGACGGGTGTCCCCATCCCTCTTCCCTCTCCGCTCATGAGCTGTAGGCGCTGTTCTCGTGGACGTACTCGGCGGTGAGGTCGTTGGTCCAGATCACCGCCGACTCGTCGCCGGCACGGAGGTCGACGGTGACCGTGATCCGGCGGCCCGACATGTCCACCTTGTCGCGGGACTCACCGGCCGCGCCGTCGCGGCAGACCCACACGTCGTTGATCGCCACGTCCAGCAGGTCCGGGTCGAACACGGCGTCCGTGGTGCCGATCGCCGACAGCACGCGCCCCCAGTTGGGATCCTCGCCGTGCAGCGCGCACTTGAGGAGGTTGTTGCGCGCCACCGACCTTCCGACCGTGACGGCGTCCGCCTCGGACGCCGCCCCGACGACCTGCACCTCGATCTCCTTGGACGCGCCCTCGGCGTCCGCGACCAGCTGGCGTGCCAGGTCGCGGCACACGGCGTGCACCGCGTCGGCGAACTCGGCCTCGCCGGGGGTGATCCCGGAGGCCCCGGACGCGAGGAGCAGCACCGTGTCGTTCGTGGACATGCACCCGTCGGAGTCCACCCGGTCGAAGGTGGTGCGCACCGCGCCGCGCAGGGCCCGGTCGAGGTCCGCCGCCGGTACGTCCGCGTCGGTGGTGAGGACCACCAGCATGGTGGCCAGGCCGGGCGCGAGCATGCCCGCGCCCTTGGCCATTCCTCCCACGACCCATCCGGACCCGGTCGCCACCGAGGTCTTGTGCACGGTGTCCGTCGTCTTGATCGCCACGGCCGCGTCCTCGCCGCCGCTCCTCGCCAGCCGCCGCGCCGCGGCGTCGATGCCCGCCGTGACCGCGCCCATGGGGAGGGGGACGCCGATGAGCCCCGTGGAGCACACCGCGACCTCGTGCGGGTCGGCCACCCCGATCGCGCGGGCCGTGTGCTCCGCCATGAGGCGGGCGTCCTCGGCACCGGCGGGGCCGGTGCACGCGTTCGCGCCACCCGAGTTGAGGACGACCGCCGACAGCGCGCCGTCCGCGAGGGCCCGGCGGGACCAGCGCACCGGAGCGGCCTGGACGCGGTTGGAGGTGAACACGCCCGCGGCGGCGCGGGACGGGCCCCGGTTGACGACCAGGGCGAGATCGGGAGCGCCGGATTCCTTGATGCCGGCGGCGACACCGCTCGCAAGGAACCCTTGGGCAGCGGTCACGGTCACGGAGCCACTCCATTCGTGGGCAGGCCCAGCCACTCCGGCAGGCCGAGGGCGACGTTCATGCACTGCACCGCGCCACCGGCGGTGCCCTTCACCAGGTTGTCGATGGCGCTCACACAGACGAGACGCCCGGCGTCCCGGTCCACGGCCACCTGTACCTGGGCCGTGTTGGAGCCGACGACCGAGCCGGTGGACGGCCACTGGCCGGCCGGCAGCAGCCGGACGAACGGCTCGTCCGCGTACGCCTCCTCGAACGCGGCACGTACGCGGTCGGCGGCGTCCTCACCGGAGAACGCGGGACGCAGCCGGGCCGAGCAGGTGGCGAGGATGCCGCGGGGCATGGGGGCCAGGGTCGGCGTGAACGACACGGTGACCCGCTCGCCCGCCACCCGCGACAGGTTCTGCGTCAGCTCGGGGGTGTGCCGGTGGCCTCCGCCCACGCCGTACGGGCTCATGGAGCCCATCACCTCGGAGCCGAGCAGGTGCGGCTTCACCGCCCGGCCGGCCCCCGACGTGCCGCTGGCCGCGACGATCACGGCGTCCGGCTCGACCAGGCGGGCGGCGTACGCGGGCATCAGGGCCAGGGTGACCGCGGTCGGGTAGCAGCCGGGCACGGCGATCCGGCCGGCGCCCCGCAACTCGTCCCGCGCCCCGGGCAGTTCCGGCAGCCCGTACGGCCACGTCCCCGCGTGCGGCGAGCCGTAGAAGCGCGTCCACGCCGAGGCGTCGACCAGCCGGAAGTCGGCGCCGCAGTCCACGACGAGCGTCTCGTCCCCCAGGCGGCGCGCGAGCGGAGCCGACTCGCCGTGGGGCAGGGCGAGGAACACCGCGTCGTGTCCGCGCAGCACGTCGGCCGAGGTCGGCTCCAGCGTCCGGTCCGCGAGCGCCGCCAGGTGCGGCTGCACCTCGCCGAGCCGGCGTCCCGCGCTGCTGTGGGCCGTGACGGCGCCGATCTCCACCCCCGGATGGGAGGCCAGGAGGCGCAGGAGTTCGCCGCCCGCGTAGCCACTGGCACCGGCCACAGCGACCCGTACGGTCATGTTCGTTCCGTCTCTTCTGATACGTGGGGGTGTTCGGGATGGGAGGGCTCGCAGGAGCGTCACGAGCGTCAGGAGCCCCTCGCCTCTCCGGCGGACTTCGCCTCTTTCGGCACCCTGTGGAGCAGCAGGTCGCGCAGCAGCGTGTCGGTCGTGCAGACGACGCCGCTGCGGGCCGCCCAGCGCAGGGCCATGGCGTGCTCCTCGGCGGAGAAGTCGGCGACGGCGTCCGCCACGACGAACGGCTGGATGTCGTTCATGAAGGCGTCGGCGGCGGTCAACAGGACGCCGAGGTGCGCGTAGACGCCGCAGATGATCAGCTGGTCCCGGTTCTCCAGGCGCAGCAGCCTGCCGAGATGGCTCCGCAGGAAGGCGTTCTGGCGGACGTTCGCCAGCAGGTGTTCGCCGGGGCGCGGCACCAGCGGGTCGACGATGGCGGCGGCGTCCGGCTCGTTCCCGATGCCGGGCCCCCAGACGTCGGCCGCGAGCCCACGCCGGCCCGGCTCCTGGGCGGCGGGCTCGGCGCTGAACACCACGGGCATGCCGAGCGTTCCGGCGAGTTCGCGCAGGGCGGCGATGTTGCGGACCAGGTCCACGACGGGCGGGAGGCCGGGCCGGAAGGCCCGGACGAAATGATTCTGCATGTCGTGCACGAGGAGTGCGCACCGGTCCGGATCGACGGTCCACGACGCGCAGGATGCGGGGAGCGCCGAGCGTTCGGGCATCGGATACGACTCGATGGCCGGCAAGCCCATGACTGTCCCTCCCCGGAGAATCCCCACGTGCCGCACACCGCCGTGGAACTTAGCTAAGCCTAACCTAAACTTCCGTGCGGCTGTTCGGTCAGGCGGCCCGCCAGTAGCCGAGGGCGTGCAGCCGCTCCTTCGGCACGCCGAGCTGCCTGCGCGCGTAGGAGGCGAGGGACCGGGTGGTCGCCGTGTCACAGGCGATCCAGAGGTAGGAGGCGTCGTCCACGCGCTCCGGGAGGGCGGCCCGAACGGTCTTGATCAGATGGGCGCCCTGGTCGCGACGCGGCACCTGGATGACCTCGCGGCCCGGAGCCCCGCCCCGCGGAGCGTGGTCGCCGTCGAAGGCGTGCGACGTCTCGTACCAGATCGTGGCCGGCGTGAGCGGCATGGACGCGAGCAGCGAGTCGATGGCGGGCCGGGACGCGGCGTCACCGACGACGAGCAGCCGCGACGGCAGGGGATCGGGCAGGGCGAACTCCGAACCCTGCACCGTCGCCTCGATGGTGTCGCCCGGGCGTGCGGCGCGGGCCCAGTCGCTGGCGCGGCCGGAGTGCAGCGCGAAGTCCATACGGAACGTCCCGTCCGTCGGGTCCGGCTCGACGAGGGTGTACGCCCGTTGGTGGGGCCGGCCGCCGTTGTCGAACCACAGGCGCACCCACATCGTCGGGTGGACTCCGGTGGCGCGGAGCATCCCGCCGTCGGAGAAGGAGAGGCGGTGGAGCCTGTCGGAGACTCGCTCGTTCGACGTGACGGTGAGGGTGAAGTCCTTGGCCCGCATGAGCTTGAGGACGGCACCCTGCCAGCCGTGTCCCACGGCATCCCCCTCGGGTCGCGATGATTAGGTAAGCCTAATCTAAATGGATCTGCGGGGTGCGGGGAAAGAGGGACGCCCGCACCGCCGCCGCGCACGTCACTGAAGCGCGTGCTCAGGGCCGGGAAGAGGATCGCCGATGGCGGGCGCCAGTCCCGGGAATGGCGAGAAAGCGACGAATCCGCTCGCCTGCCGCCGTGGCGTCCTCGGCGGGTTCCGGGAACAGCAGGCGCACGTCGCACCGGCTGCCGGGGTATTCGCAGCGCAGGGTGATGCCGTGGCGGTCCAGGGCCAGCGGTACGACACGGGTGAAGCCCGGCGGTACCCGGTGCCCGGCCAGGGCGACCAGGCCGGCCACCATGTCCTCGTGGGCGTCGGCGAGATGGGTCAGCATCGCCGCTTCCTCGACCGCGAGGGGATCCGGTTCCGCGAGGGTCAGCTCGTCGAGTCCCACCTCCACGGAACCGGCCGCGGTGCGCAGGGTGACGTGCGCGATGTCGACGCGCAGGGACGTGCCCCCGCCGCGACCGTCCGGCGCCAGCCAGCCGGCGACCGTGACCCGGGCCCGTACACGGTCGCGGACCGCTGTCGGCGCGATGTCCGTGAACTCCAGCAGAGCGGCGAGACTGCCGCGCGGCGCGTGCGCGACCTGGGCGCCGAGGGGGCTGTCGGTCGGCGGGTGGAGCGCGATCCGCCCCCTCCGGCTCACCGAGTGCATACCGATCAGGTCGTACGCCCGCCCCTCCGTGGTGAGGGACAGCGAGACGGCACGGGCGAGCACCGAACGGACCCGCACCGCGGCGGTCGGTTCGGACTGGATGCTCTCGTCTGCGGTGCTCAACGGGACTCCAACGGTGAGAGGTTGCATCGGTACGCCTCCGACGGCCGACCGACGCGGAACGCCCGTGTGGGCCCGCTCCACCGCGGCCGCGGCACGCCTCCTGATTTAGTAAGGCAAGCCTAACCTTACTCACACGCGCCCACCGAGGCGAGGGGCGGCAGTTGGCCGGCGGACTGCTGCTCGGTGCCGACGCCCGTCGTGGCCATGCACCCGAACCGTCCGCACCTGGCAGTGGCCCAGGGTGCGGGCGTCGCGGTGCTGCCCGTCAGTCCCCGTCTTCACGCCTGATGCGGTACGGGCACATCCTGGAACGGCAGCCATACTCGGTGCTCCGCGTCCGACTCACAGCATTCGTCGTAGTGGACGCCGACCTTGAAATCGCCCGGCTTCACCGATTCGGGGAACGAAGCGTCGATTCGGCAGCTCATGATCAGTCTGCCGCCCGGGGGAAAATTGGTGCCGTCGCCGTCGTTGCGCAGCTCCTCGCAGCCGGCGTGGAACGGGCCGGAGGACAGCTCGCACAGGCCCACCCCGTCAAGCGGCAGGCAATCGGGGAACTTCGACGGGTCGACGAAGAAGCCGAAACCGTAATTGTGGCCCACCCACAGGCTGTTCGGAGAAGGGATCTCAGGGCGGCGGTCGTCGGTGGCGGCCATCTCCACGGTCAGGGTGACGTGCACCTCGCCGGGCTTGTCGTACTGGCCCCCGGAGCCGTTGACATCCGTGGCGAGCCCCCGCCAGGCATACCCGTAGCGCCAGCCGTCGATGGTGATGGGCGTGAGCTCGGGCCCGGCCGGCGTTGTCCTCGGGCTCGGAGTGGGCGCGGGGGCGGGAGTTGCCTGCCTCACCGTTGCCGGAGGTTTCCGGTCGGCCTGCGTCCCGGGCGGGGCGGCGCACGCCGTCGCGGTGAAGAGTACGGCGACGGCGGCGAGGATGCGGTGACGCACGGTGGCCCCCTGGCTGTGAACGTGCAGTGGGCGAAGGGTAGCGAAACCGTGGAGGACCGGGCCAACGGTGAGACGGCGCGGCGACACCCGTCCCCGTCGCCTCTGCCCGGCGACGAGCCCGCCCGGAACCGCTCCTGTTCGGACACCGTCCTGATCATTCGTAGGGCGGGCAGCGCGACGACGGAGGCGAGCGAGTGCGAAGTGGGCGGCGTGCCGGCGGCCCGGCGTGGAGGGCGATGGCCACCGGTGCGGCGGCTGTCGTCCTGGCCGGCTGCATCGGCCCGAGCGGCGACACCGAGACGGAACCCGGACCCGCGGCGGCCGAAGTCACCGTGGTGCGCGGTGACAGGACGTACCCACTGACCGTGAAGATCACGGGATGGAAGGTCGGTCCGCACCCGCAGGTCCCCGACAGGGGCGACGCGGTGCACGTCACCTACCGCACGACCAGGACCGAGCCCCTGCCGGAAACCATGGTGGAACTCGCGGTGTGCGCCATCGACTCGGCGAACGCCGTACTGTTGTGCGCCACCATCGCCGTGCACGAGGTGCCCGGAGAATCACCGGTGGAGGACACCGACTTGTGGATCGGCCCCAGTACCGATCCGGCCCTGTCCCGCACGGCCCGCGTCGTCGTCCTGCCCGACCAGCTCCGTCACGGCCTGCACGCGGGCGACCCCAAGGACGGCGACGGCTACGTCCCGCCCGATGTCCCTGCGCCGGGCGAGCGCCTGCGCATCGGCTGACCGGCCACGGTCCTTCACGAGCAGGAGCAGGAGCAGCCTCCGCCGGAGCGCCCCGCTCCCCGCGGCTGCAGCCAGTGCCCGCCGGTCGTCCAGCCGAGGAACCGGCGGGCCCTGCCCCCGTCCGCCGTACCGTCCCGGTCGAAGGAGCCGCCCGCGGCGACCAGGTCCAGCCCCGCCAGCGCCGGCGCCAGGGCGGACCCGACGCGCGCGGGGTGACGGCCCAGCTCCTCGTCCATGGCGGCCCGTACGGCCACCTGCTCGTCCGGCGTGCACAGCGACAGGTGGAACAGCATCTGCCGCCAGGCGTACGCCGCGTCCTTGATCGTCGGCAGGGCGTACGGCTGCCGGTGCGCACGGGCCGTCAGCCGGCACACCGTCACGAAACAGAGCCGAGCGAGCTCCGCCCAGCCGCAGGAAGGGGAGATTCCCACCCGGTGGACCAGGCTCGCCAGGTTGTGCGTGGTGAGGATCTGCGCCTGCTCCACCACCTTGCCGTTCGCCGCCACCGACCACGAACGCGTCGACTCGCCCGCCCGCTCCGCGCACAGCCGGGCGAACCCGGGCGACGTACGGGCCCCGGACGACCGGCCCAGCGCCTCGCTCGCCTCGATGATCGCGAGGTTCCGCACGGCGGCGTAGTCGATGCCGTAGTACCGCTCGTACAGCGACCCGGAGAGCAGCTCCGCCGCCACACGCGCCGCGGTGAGGAACTTCGGGCTGAACGTGCCCATGAAGATGTCCGCCGCCAGCTCCTCCACCATCGGGGCCCGCAGATCGGCCTGCCGGACGAGCACCGACAGCTCGCGGACCAGCGGATTGGGCAGAAGCGTGCCCGGGAAGCTCCGCACGGCCAGCTCACCCAGCTCCCGGAGCAGCGTGTGCGCCGCGTCGCGGCCCGCCTCCGCACAGCGCTGCCCGGCCACGGCCGCCACCCATGGCAGTTCCTCCACCCGGACCTGCCGCTCCAGGTCGAGCAGCAGCAGCGAACGGCGGTTGCGGAACGCCCGGTAGTGCGCGGTCATCAGCCGCCGCAGCGCCGGATCGGCGTACGCGCGGGCGGTCGTCGCCCCGACCAGCTGCGGCACCAGCGCGGCCAGCACCTCGGCCGACGGGACGACACCGCGCTCCACGAGTGTCCCGACGGACGCGCTGAGCGCCGACTCGACCACCCGCCGGATCGCCGCCGGCACCGCCGCCCCGGCGGGCAGGCCGGTCGCGGCGTGCTCCTGGGTTGTGACCGGGGCGAGGAGCGGGGCCAGGTCGGACACGCCCGTGTGGCGCGGCAGATCGGCCAGCCGCCGCCGGACCAGCCCGGCCATGGCCTGGTGCGACGCCCCGGCCACCTGCTCCGCCTGCTTCCGGCGCAGCGCGGTGTGCGGCGCGGAGCCGGGCACGCCGCGCCGCCGGACCATGGAGGCGACGGCGTGCCGCAGCAGCCCGAGCCGTCGGGCGTCCAGCGGGCGGTCCGCCACGACCTCCGCCAGCGCGCCGCGCAGGATCCCCAAGTTGCCCTTGGGATCCCGGTGCTTGCCGCAGAGCGTGTGCGCCTCGGCGAGCTGCCGGTAGCGCCCCAGGAGCGCGGTGCCCCGTGCGTGCCAGGCGTCGTCCGGGACGCGCTCCAGCACACGGTCGCCGTCGGGTCCGGCGGTCGCCAGCCAGTGGACGAGCAGGTCGTCACCGAACGGCGCCCAGACCGTCAGCGCCTCCCGCTGGGCCTCCACCGCCCGGTGCGGCCGCCGCAGCGCCAGAGCCTCGTCCACGTCCGCGACGGTGGACCGGTGCACGGCCGCGCTGTCCGGCCCGGCCGCCGGGGCGGTACGCGGCGCGAACCGCAAACGGCCGGCGAACGGCTCCAGTTCCCGTACGAGCCCGCCCGCCTCCTCCAGCTCTCCGGCGCGCACCAGCCACGCCACGGTCAGCAGCGCGGCCTCCTCGGGCAGCGTCACCTCGTAGCAGCCGCTGTCCAGGAGGTCCCACAGTTCGGCGAGACCCCGCTCGGACAGGAAGTGGGCGAACAGCGCCCCCCGCTCGGCCGGCACCCCGGCGCGCCGCGCCGCCTCCCTCTCGTACGGCAGCAGCGGCCCGCCGGCGCTCGGCGCGCCGGTGGCGAAGCCGCCCTGGACGACCTCGGGGGTGACCCAGGCGGGAAGGCCCGCGACGGGCGTGCGCGAGCCGATCGTCAGACGCCCGTCGGCGATCCCCGCGAGGACCTGGCGCCAGC is a window encoding:
- the argC gene encoding N-acetyl-gamma-glutamyl-phosphate reductase, which translates into the protein MTVRVAVAGASGYAGGELLRLLASHPGVEIGAVTAHSSAGRRLGEVQPHLAALADRTLEPTSADVLRGHDAVFLALPHGESAPLARRLGDETLVVDCGADFRLVDASAWTRFYGSPHAGTWPYGLPELPGARDELRGAGRIAVPGCYPTAVTLALMPAYAARLVEPDAVIVAASGTSGAGRAVKPHLLGSEVMGSMSPYGVGGGHRHTPELTQNLSRVAGERVTVSFTPTLAPMPRGILATCSARLRPAFSGEDAADRVRAAFEEAYADEPFVRLLPAGQWPSTGSVVGSNTAQVQVAVDRDAGRLVCVSAIDNLVKGTAGGAVQCMNVALGLPEWLGLPTNGVAP
- a CDS encoding siderophore-interacting protein, whose protein sequence is MGHGWQGAVLKLMRAKDFTLTVTSNERVSDRLHRLSFSDGGMLRATGVHPTMWVRLWFDNGGRPHQRAYTLVEPDPTDGTFRMDFALHSGRASDWARAARPGDTIEATVQGSEFALPDPLPSRLLVVGDAASRPAIDSLLASMPLTPATIWYETSHAFDGDHAPRGGAPGREVIQVPRRDQGAHLIKTVRAALPERVDDASYLWIACDTATTRSLASYARRQLGVPKERLHALGYWRAA
- a CDS encoding acetylornithine transaminase; translation: MTTDGTAPLTDRWRAVMMDTYGTPPLALVRGAGRTAWDEAGRAYTDFTGGIAVTTLGHAHPAVVEAVSAQVARLGHVSNLFVSEPGVALAERLLDLFGRDGRVFFANSGTEAVEAAFKIARRTGRTHVVAAESGFHGRTMGALALTGQPPKRDPFLPLPGDVTHVPYGDVEALRAAVGEETAAVFLEPVQGEAGVVPAPDGYLRAAREITRATGTLLVLDEVQTGIGRTGHWFAHQSAPGVEPDVVTLAKGLGGGLPIGATVAFGAAAGLLGPGHHGSTFGGNPVSCAAGLAVLRTLEAEGLLPEVVRKGDALRRGIEDLRHPLVREVRGAGLLLGVALTAPVAARVQRSAQEAGFLVNAAGASTVRLAPALTVTDEEIAGLVKELPGILDG
- a CDS encoding DUF2470 domain-containing protein, which produces MSTADESIQSEPTAAVRVRSVLARAVSLSLTTEGRAYDLIGMHSVSRRGRIALHPPTDSPLGAQVAHAPRGSLAALLEFTDIAPTAVRDRVRARVTVAGWLAPDGRGGGTSLRVDIAHVTLRTAAGSVEVGLDELTLAEPDPLAVEEAAMLTHLADAHEDMVAGLVALAGHRVPPGFTRVVPLALDRHGITLRCEYPGSRCDVRLLFPEPAEDATAAGERIRRFLAIPGTGARHRRSSSRP
- the argJ gene encoding bifunctional glutamate N-acetyltransferase/amino-acid acetyltransferase ArgJ, translating into MTVTAAQGFLASGVAAGIKESGAPDLALVVNRGPSRAAAGVFTSNRVQAAPVRWSRRALADGALSAVVLNSGGANACTGPAGAEDARLMAEHTARAIGVADPHEVAVCSTGLIGVPLPMGAVTAGIDAAARRLARSGGEDAAVAIKTTDTVHKTSVATGSGWVVGGMAKGAGMLAPGLATMLVVLTTDADVPAADLDRALRGAVRTTFDRVDSDGCMSTNDTVLLLASGASGITPGEAEFADAVHAVCRDLARQLVADAEGASKEIEVQVVGAASEADAVTVGRSVARNNLLKCALHGEDPNWGRVLSAIGTTDAVFDPDLLDVAINDVWVCRDGAAGESRDKVDMSGRRITVTVDLRAGDESAVIWTNDLTAEYVHENSAYSS
- the argB gene encoding acetylglutamate kinase → MGTPVDQEVTAADLLAGDLPWLEELQGRTVVVKFGGNAMVDPSLHRTFAQDVVELWHAGLRPVVVHGGGPQISAMLDRLDLEVRFEAGLRVTTPETMDVVRMVLTGQVQRELVGAINAHGPFAVGLSGEDAHTMTAVRRPAWVDGQPVDIGLVGDIVSVDAETVRALLEQGRIPVVSPIARGTDGEVYNVNADLAASALAVALGAERLVMLTDVEGLYADWPHSTEVIERLTATELDGLLPDLASGMLPKMEGCLRAVRSGVARAHVLDGRVPHAVLRGVFGDRSPGTTVVPDTVPVGEGAVV
- a CDS encoding isochorismatase family protein, which gives rise to MGLPAIESYPMPERSALPASCASWTVDPDRCALLVHDMQNHFVRAFRPGLPPVVDLVRNIAALRELAGTLGMPVVFSAEPAAQEPGRRGLAADVWGPGIGNEPDAAAIVDPLVPRPGEHLLANVRQNAFLRSHLGRLLRLENRDQLIICGVYAHLGVLLTAADAFMNDIQPFVVADAVADFSAEEHAMALRWAARSGVVCTTDTLLRDLLLHRVPKEAKSAGEARGS
- a CDS encoding GNAT family N-acetyltransferase, producing the protein MITATPRPATLLPSAPHPLLPPPAPTFSVRSAGPRDAAALAALSQPFVRSGALRARPFHVYAWHAADFLVAEGPDGALEGCLALRVQPEPTSEGRATGVLYNFCVARHRQGSGLGARLLGAALAQGRSQSLDALFTATTGSGRLFLRYGFTPVPQRLAPEAWARTLDPRRNAKVLARVL